A region from the Polaribacter sp. Hel1_33_78 genome encodes:
- a CDS encoding pentapeptide repeat-containing protein: MKNKFILIASGLFLISTMGFAQKNIEASDIMQEIKAGNIISYQNVTIVGVLDLTFMDEAIEKLPKKKKTSWWNYSDSNNTIKKLIEVKVSFTNCTFKNDVLAYIPDEDSGYTFTANFEDEVIFKNCTFERKAMFKYSRFERNSDFSGSSFMNDSTFKYAQFDENISFKDTNFNKTATFKYAKFNTNVSFSNAVFKDSATFKYTNFFNGVSFKNTNFEEDLNIKYMKVSGEFNITNMKVAYEIESKYTKINGKSFNKYLLNSKKL, translated from the coding sequence ATGAAAAATAAATTTATCCTAATAGCATCCGGTTTATTTTTGATATCTACAATGGGCTTTGCTCAAAAAAATATTGAAGCTTCAGACATAATGCAAGAGATAAAAGCAGGTAATATAATTTCTTATCAAAATGTAACTATTGTGGGTGTGCTAGATCTTACATTTATGGATGAAGCTATTGAGAAACTTCCTAAAAAGAAAAAAACCAGCTGGTGGAATTATAGCGATTCAAATAATACAATTAAAAAATTAATTGAAGTTAAAGTCTCTTTTACAAACTGTACTTTTAAAAATGATGTTTTGGCTTATATTCCTGATGAAGATTCTGGTTATACATTCACTGCTAACTTTGAAGATGAAGTTATATTTAAAAACTGTACTTTCGAAAGAAAAGCAATGTTTAAATACTCCCGTTTTGAACGAAATTCTGATTTTTCTGGTTCTTCTTTTATGAATGACAGCACATTTAAATACGCTCAATTTGATGAAAATATTAGTTTTAAGGATACAAATTTTAATAAAACTGCTACTTTTAAATATGCCAAATTCAACACGAATGTAAGCTTCTCTAATGCTGTATTTAAAGACTCTGCAACATTTAAGTATACTAATTTTTTTAATGGAGTTTCTTTTAAAAATACAAATTTTGAAGAAGACTTAAATATTAAATACATGAAAGTATCAGGAGAATTTAACATTACAAATATGAAAGTAGCTTATGAGATTGAATCTAAATACACTAAAATTAACGGAAAAAGTTTTAATAAATACCTATTAAATAGTAAAAAACTATAG
- a CDS encoding glycosyltransferase family 2 protein produces MRIAIVILNWNGQKLLEQFLPSVVNFSSQEADIYLADNASTDSSINYVRAFFPSIKIVENAINGGYAKGYNDALKSIDADIYCLLNSDIEVTKNWLKPIIEVFKVDEKVAIIQPKILDFKDKTKFEYAGAGGGFIDLYGYPYCRGRVFNHLETDKGQFNDVKDIFWASGACLFIRSQVYHTLKGFDEDYFAHQEEIDLCWRTQNIGHKIKYVGKSTVYHVGGATLQGANPHKTFLNFRNSLLNVVKNVPKKWFLFVIFSRLLLDGIAGIKFIVELRPIHTWAIIKAHFSFYKNFNNFLIKRKELLKKEDYNLHTSVVWQYFVLGRSKFKDLK; encoded by the coding sequence TTGAGAATAGCAATTGTCATATTAAATTGGAATGGCCAAAAACTGTTAGAACAGTTCTTGCCATCGGTGGTAAACTTTAGTTCGCAAGAAGCTGATATTTATTTAGCAGACAATGCCTCCACAGATTCGTCAATTAATTATGTTAGAGCGTTCTTTCCATCAATTAAAATTGTTGAAAATGCTATAAATGGTGGCTATGCAAAAGGTTATAATGATGCTTTAAAATCTATTGATGCAGATATTTATTGTCTTTTAAATTCAGATATAGAAGTTACAAAAAATTGGTTGAAACCAATTATTGAGGTTTTTAAAGTTGATGAAAAAGTAGCTATTATTCAACCAAAAATATTAGACTTTAAAGATAAAACTAAGTTTGAATATGCGGGGGCTGGTGGTGGTTTTATAGATTTATATGGCTATCCTTATTGCAGAGGACGAGTTTTTAATCATTTAGAAACAGATAAAGGTCAATTTAACGATGTAAAAGATATATTCTGGGCTTCTGGTGCTTGTTTATTTATACGCTCTCAAGTGTATCACACATTGAAAGGTTTTGATGAAGATTATTTTGCACATCAAGAAGAAATTGATTTATGTTGGAGAACTCAAAATATAGGCCACAAAATAAAATATGTTGGAAAATCTACTGTTTACCATGTTGGAGGTGCAACTTTACAAGGAGCTAATCCGCATAAAACATTCTTAAATTTTAGAAATAGTTTATTAAATGTGGTGAAGAATGTACCCAAAAAATGGTTTTTATTTGTAATTTTTTCACGTTTACTTTTAGATGGCATTGCCGGAATAAAGTTTATAGTTGAATTAAGACCAATTCACACTTGGGCCATTATTAAGGCACATTTTAGCTTTTATAAAAATTTTAATAATTTTCTAATAAAGCGTAAAGAATTATTAAAAAAAGAAGATTATAATCTACATACAAGTGTCGTTTGGCAATATTTTGTTTTAGGTAGAAGCAAATTTAAAGATCTGAAGTAA
- the holA gene encoding DNA polymerase III subunit delta — MNEIRNIVSEIKKGNIKPIYFLMGEEPYYIDKISDFIEENILDEAEKGFNQQVMYGRDSSIEDIVSSAKRFPMMAERQVLIVKEAQDLSRSIEKLVSYAENPQPTTVLVLNYKYKKLDKRKKLHKAIAKSGLIYESKKLYENQVSDWIRRVLSGKKYQIELKAAQMLVEFLGTDLSKISNELDKLMLILPKETIIDDKHIEDNIGISKDFNNFELRKAVGEKNIVKSNRIINYFAENPKNNPLVMTISLLNSFFTQLLLFHGLQDKSKSSVAKTLGVNPYFVDEYFLAARNYPMRKVAQVIAFLREADIKSKGVGAHQSHKDILKELLFKILH, encoded by the coding sequence ATGAACGAAATTAGAAACATTGTTTCAGAGATAAAGAAGGGAAATATAAAACCTATCTATTTTTTAATGGGTGAAGAACCTTATTACATTGATAAAATTTCTGATTTTATTGAAGAAAATATTTTAGATGAGGCAGAAAAAGGCTTTAATCAGCAGGTTATGTATGGTAGAGATTCTAGTATAGAAGATATTGTTTCTTCCGCTAAACGCTTCCCAATGATGGCGGAAAGACAGGTTTTAATCGTTAAAGAAGCACAGGATTTAAGCAGAAGTATTGAAAAATTAGTTTCGTATGCAGAAAACCCGCAACCAACAACTGTTTTAGTTTTAAATTATAAATATAAAAAACTTGATAAACGTAAAAAATTGCACAAAGCAATTGCAAAATCAGGATTAATTTATGAAAGTAAAAAGTTATACGAGAATCAAGTTTCAGATTGGATCCGAAGAGTTTTAAGTGGAAAAAAATATCAAATTGAATTAAAAGCGGCACAAATGTTAGTGGAGTTTTTAGGAACTGATTTAAGTAAAATTTCTAATGAATTAGACAAGTTAATGTTAATTTTACCGAAAGAAACTATTATTGACGATAAGCATATAGAAGATAATATTGGTATTTCTAAAGACTTTAATAATTTTGAATTGCGAAAAGCAGTAGGAGAGAAGAATATTGTTAAATCGAATAGAATTATTAATTATTTTGCTGAAAACCCTAAGAATAACCCATTGGTAATGACAATTTCTTTGTTAAATAGTTTTTTTACACAACTTTTATTGTTTCATGGATTACAAGATAAATCTAAAAGTTCTGTTGCAAAAACATTGGGTGTAAATCCTTATTTCGTAGATGAGTATTTTTTAGCTGCTAGAAATTATCCAATGCGCAAAGTTGCACAAGTTATTGCTTTTTTAAGAGAAGCAGATATTAAAAGTAAAGGAGTTGGGGCTCATCAATCTCATAAAGATATTTTAAAAGAATTACTTTTTAAAATTTTACATTAA
- a CDS encoding type I restriction enzyme HsdR N-terminal domain-containing protein, translating to MQKLNLPTYNFKLKSSENKMLIFDKLRKKYIVLTPEEWVRQHFVYFLIEEKKYPVTLIALEKQLTINNLKKRSDILIFNTDGKPEIIVECKAPSIKITQNTFDQIARYNLKLRANYLILTNGLEHFYCKMDFKNETYIFLKDIPHYK from the coding sequence ATGCAAAAACTCAATCTACCAACTTATAATTTCAAACTCAAAAGTAGCGAAAATAAGATGCTTATTTTTGATAAATTAAGGAAAAAATATATAGTTTTAACTCCAGAAGAATGGGTTCGTCAACATTTTGTTTATTTTTTAATTGAAGAAAAGAAATATCCAGTTACCTTAATTGCTCTTGAAAAACAATTAACCATCAATAATTTAAAAAAAAGAAGTGATATTTTAATTTTTAATACAGATGGAAAACCTGAAATTATTGTTGAATGTAAAGCTCCTTCCATAAAAATAACTCAAAATACTTTTGATCAAATTGCTCGTTATAATTTAAAATTAAGAGCCAATTATTTGATTCTTACCAACGGTTTAGAACATTTTTACTGTAAAATGGATTTTAAAAATGAAACCTATATTTTCTTAAAAGATATTCCACATTATAAATAG
- a CDS encoding long-chain fatty acid--CoA ligase has protein sequence MPTEITRLFDFPYYQLETYNLKKAFSTKHNEKWESISTQDYVNQSNQLSRGLLKLGIQPNDKIAVISSTNRTEWNICDIGILQTGAQNVPIYPTISKEDYEYVLNHSEAIYCFVSDVTILEKLNQIKSKTKLKGVFTFDDVKDEKSWNEILELGEDTSNQNEVENRKDAVKPEDLATLIYTSGTTGRPKGVMLSHNNIVQNVLYSQKRVPLDYGNTRSLSFLPVCHIFERMILYLYQYCGVEIYFAESIEKLTENAQEVKPEVMTAVPRLYEKIFDKIILKGEDLTGLKKRLFFWAVNLGLKYEPYGANGWWYEKQLGIARKLIFSKWQAVLGGELKLMVSGSAALQQRLTRVFAAAGMPIMEGYGLTETSPVISVNDQNNGGFRVGTVGRIIKDIDVKIAKTGEILVKGHNVMQGYYKDDAKTAEVIKDGYFHTGDKGEFDVDGFLKITGRTKEMFKTSGGKYVIPPLLEGELKQSLFIEQVMVVGENEKMPAAIIQPNFEYLREWIQHKQIEIGSTNIEIIASEIVIERIQEEVDKCNKNFGKWEQIKRFELTPEEWSIDGGHLTPTMKMKRSIIKNIYQDLYDKIYI, from the coding sequence ATGCCTACAGAAATTACTAGATTATTTGATTTTCCTTATTATCAATTAGAAACTTACAATCTTAAAAAAGCATTTTCCACAAAACACAATGAAAAATGGGAATCTATTTCTACACAAGATTATGTAAACCAATCTAATCAATTAAGTAGAGGGTTACTAAAGTTAGGCATACAACCAAACGATAAAATTGCAGTTATCTCGAGTACCAACAGAACTGAATGGAACATTTGTGATATTGGAATTTTACAAACTGGTGCACAAAATGTGCCCATTTACCCAACCATCTCTAAAGAAGATTATGAGTATGTTTTAAACCATTCTGAAGCAATTTATTGTTTTGTTTCAGATGTAACTATTCTGGAAAAACTAAATCAAATTAAAAGTAAAACAAAGTTGAAAGGTGTTTTTACTTTTGATGATGTAAAAGATGAGAAAAGCTGGAATGAAATTCTAGAATTAGGCGAAGACACTAGTAACCAGAATGAAGTTGAAAATAGAAAAGATGCTGTAAAACCAGAAGATTTAGCAACTTTAATATACACCTCTGGAACCACAGGAAGACCAAAGGGTGTAATGCTCTCTCATAATAACATTGTTCAAAATGTTTTATATTCTCAAAAAAGAGTTCCTTTAGATTATGGTAATACTAGATCCCTAAGTTTTTTACCTGTTTGTCATATTTTTGAGCGCATGATTTTGTATTTATATCAATATTGTGGTGTAGAAATTTACTTTGCGGAATCAATAGAAAAACTTACCGAAAATGCCCAAGAGGTTAAACCAGAGGTAATGACTGCCGTTCCAAGATTATATGAAAAAATCTTCGATAAAATTATTTTAAAAGGTGAAGATTTAACAGGTTTAAAAAAGAGATTATTTTTCTGGGCAGTAAATCTTGGTTTAAAATATGAGCCTTATGGTGCAAATGGTTGGTGGTATGAAAAACAATTGGGTATAGCTCGTAAACTTATATTTTCTAAATGGCAAGCTGTTTTAGGAGGCGAATTAAAATTAATGGTTTCTGGAAGTGCTGCTTTACAACAAAGATTAACACGTGTTTTTGCTGCTGCGGGAATGCCAATTATGGAAGGTTATGGCTTAACAGAAACATCCCCAGTAATATCCGTAAATGACCAAAATAATGGTGGCTTTAGAGTAGGAACTGTCGGGAGAATTATCAAAGATATTGATGTTAAAATTGCCAAAACTGGTGAAATTTTAGTAAAAGGTCATAATGTAATGCAAGGGTATTACAAAGATGATGCAAAAACGGCTGAAGTTATCAAAGATGGGTATTTTCATACAGGTGATAAAGGAGAGTTTGACGTCGATGGATTTTTAAAAATTACTGGAAGAACTAAAGAAATGTTTAAAACTTCTGGAGGAAAATACGTTATACCTCCTTTACTAGAGGGTGAGTTAAAACAATCTTTATTTATAGAACAAGTGATGGTTGTGGGTGAAAATGAAAAAATGCCAGCAGCAATTATTCAACCAAATTTTGAATATTTAAGAGAATGGATTCAGCATAAACAAATTGAAATTGGTTCTACAAATATCGAAATAATAGCTTCAGAAATTGTAATAGAAAGGATTCAAGAAGAAGTTGACAAATGCAACAAAAACTTTGGGAAATGGGAACAAATAAAACGTTTTGAATTAACACCAGAGGAATGGTCTATTGATGGAGGACATTTAACACCAACCATGAAAATGAAACGTTCAATTATAAAAAATATTTATCAAGATTTATATGATAAGATTTATATATAA
- a CDS encoding long-chain fatty acid--CoA ligase has protein sequence MSHKISRIFDFGYHQLENFPQKKCFNYKKGNSWKSISTQQFITDANKVSSSLLKLGVQPNDKIAVITSNNNPNWHILDIGILQIGAQNVPLYATLSEKDYGYILNHSDAKYCFVSDDDLYQKVKSVASKTQLKNIFSLQDLQTSYSWNSFLEIGEKENYQDKIEDLKQNVKPEDLATIIYTSGTTGTPKGVMLSHKNIVFTVFKTAKGIDLTQGNNRIISYLPICHIFERSASYYNLFMGFEIYFAESIEKIGDTIREVKPHYLAVVPRLLEKIFDKIVDKGSKLSGIKKQLFFWAVSLGEQYEPYNKKSAFYHFKLNIARKLIFSKWQEALGGNLQFMISGSAPLQHRLIRVFTAAGINIFEGYGMTESSPGGTLNDLRNNSLKIGTVGKPLDGIEVKIADDGEILMKGDNVMLGYYKNEEMTNKTIIDGYLHTGDIGEIDKQGFLTITDRKKEIFKTSGGKYIAPAALESELKQSRFIEQVMVIGEGEKMPAALIQPNFSFIEEWAERHEYKITDVTTDEQIISRIQKEIDFHNQKFGKWEQIKKFEITQDEWSIEAGHLTPTMKMKRKVIKEKYKNLHQKIYNS, from the coding sequence ATGTCTCATAAAATTTCTCGAATTTTTGATTTTGGTTACCATCAATTAGAAAATTTCCCACAAAAAAAATGTTTTAACTACAAAAAAGGAAATAGTTGGAAAAGTATTTCCACACAACAATTTATAACTGATGCAAATAAAGTAAGTAGTTCTTTATTGAAATTAGGTGTGCAACCAAATGATAAAATTGCAGTAATTACCTCAAATAATAATCCAAATTGGCATATTTTAGACATTGGTATTTTACAAATTGGTGCACAAAATGTGCCTTTATATGCAACTTTATCGGAAAAAGATTACGGTTATATTTTAAATCATTCCGATGCTAAATATTGTTTTGTTTCTGATGATGACTTGTATCAAAAAGTTAAATCTGTGGCGAGTAAAACCCAATTGAAAAATATTTTTTCTCTTCAGGATTTACAAACATCGTATAGTTGGAATTCTTTTCTGGAAATTGGAGAAAAAGAAAATTACCAAGATAAAATTGAAGATTTAAAACAAAATGTAAAACCAGAAGATTTAGCAACAATTATTTACACCTCTGGTACGACTGGAACCCCGAAAGGAGTTATGCTGTCTCATAAAAATATTGTTTTTACCGTTTTTAAAACGGCAAAAGGAATAGATTTAACTCAAGGAAATAATAGAATTATTAGTTACCTACCTATTTGTCATATTTTTGAAAGAAGTGCTTCTTATTACAACCTATTCATGGGTTTTGAAATCTATTTTGCTGAAAGTATAGAAAAAATTGGAGACACTATAAGAGAAGTTAAACCTCATTATTTGGCCGTGGTCCCAAGATTATTGGAAAAAATTTTCGATAAAATAGTGGATAAAGGGAGTAAATTGTCTGGTATTAAAAAACAACTCTTCTTTTGGGCAGTATCTTTGGGAGAGCAATATGAACCTTATAATAAAAAAAGTGCTTTTTATCACTTTAAATTAAATATTGCAAGAAAATTAATATTTTCTAAATGGCAAGAAGCTTTAGGGGGTAATTTACAGTTTATGATTTCAGGAAGCGCTCCTCTTCAACATCGATTAATCAGAGTTTTTACAGCTGCCGGAATTAATATTTTTGAAGGTTATGGAATGACTGAATCTTCTCCCGGAGGAACTTTAAATGACCTACGAAATAATAGTTTAAAAATTGGCACTGTTGGTAAACCTTTAGACGGTATAGAAGTTAAAATTGCTGATGATGGAGAGATTTTAATGAAAGGGGATAATGTGATGTTGGGCTATTACAAAAATGAAGAAATGACCAATAAAACTATTATAGACGGATATTTGCATACAGGAGATATTGGTGAAATTGATAAGCAAGGATTTTTAACAATCACAGATAGAAAAAAAGAAATCTTTAAAACTTCAGGAGGAAAATATATTGCCCCTGCTGCCTTAGAAAGCGAACTAAAACAATCTCGTTTTATAGAACAAGTGATGGTCATTGGTGAAGGAGAAAAAATGCCAGCAGCATTAATTCAGCCTAATTTTAGTTTCATAGAAGAATGGGCAGAACGTCATGAATATAAAATTACAGATGTTACTACCGATGAACAAATTATTTCTAGAATTCAAAAAGAAATCGATTTTCATAATCAAAAATTTGGAAAATGGGAGCAAATTAAAAAGTTTGAAATTACTCAGGATGAATGGTCTATAGAAGCTGGACATTTAACACCAACAATGAAAATGAAAAGAAAAGTAATTAAAGAAAAATACAAAAATTTGCATCAAAAAATATATAATTCATAG